In Thermococcus sp. 21S7, the following are encoded in one genomic region:
- a CDS encoding LysO family transporter, with translation MNIFIPLIAGVLIGYVLRRKEHRVNVDTPMSIALLLLIFFMGVEAGKVKIDALWLLSSSIVFAALTIAGSVGIALLVGGRG, from the coding sequence ATGAACATCTTTATTCCACTAATCGCGGGTGTTCTCATAGGCTACGTTCTCCGCAGGAAAGAGCACAGGGTAAACGTTGACACCCCCATGAGCATTGCACTCCTGCTCCTGATATTCTTCATGGGCGTCGAGGCGGGGAAGGTGAAGATAGACGCCCTGTGGCTCCTTAGTTCATCCATTGTCTTCGCGGCCCTCACCATAGCGGGAAGCGTTGGAATCGCTCTCCTCGTGGGGGGAAGGGGATGA
- a CDS encoding lysine exporter LysO family protein, which translates to MRFLAYVLVALIAGILTGHFYAPEFGNLYEVMLYLLILVIGIDLGQSFRLGEIRKLGRLAIKLPLGTLLGSLLGGLAASLLLGIELRWGLAVAAGCGWYSLAGPLIAQYSAVYGTLGFLANLTREIFTVLLYPVAIRRMRKELAVSMGGATTMDTTLPIMTKFGGSEVALIAFVHGFVLTALVPFIVPFILQF; encoded by the coding sequence ATGAGGTTTCTGGCCTACGTTCTGGTCGCGCTGATTGCAGGCATACTCACCGGGCACTTCTACGCCCCGGAATTCGGCAACCTCTACGAGGTCATGCTCTACCTGCTGATACTGGTAATCGGGATAGACCTCGGCCAGAGCTTTCGCCTAGGGGAGATTAGAAAGCTCGGAAGGCTCGCCATAAAACTGCCCCTCGGCACCCTCCTGGGGTCGCTTCTCGGTGGCCTCGCCGCCTCCCTGCTCCTGGGAATAGAACTCAGGTGGGGGCTTGCCGTCGCCGCTGGCTGCGGCTGGTACAGCCTCGCGGGACCGCTGATCGCCCAGTACTCCGCCGTCTACGGCACCCTTGGCTTCCTGGCTAACCTCACCAGGGAGATATTCACCGTTCTCCTGTACCCAGTTGCCATCCGGAGGATGCGAAAGGAGCTGGCGGTTTCCATGGGCGGTGCAACCACGATGGACACAACCCTGCCCATAATGACGAAGTTCGGGGGCAGCGAGGTCGCGCTCATAGCCTTCGTCCACGGCTTCGTCCTCACCGCACTGGTGCCCTTCATTGTCCCATTTATCCTTCAATTCTAA
- a CDS encoding HTH domain-containing protein encodes MTEVEVVFKVLKEAGKPLKSKEIAELAGIDKKEVDKAIKVLKKEGKIISPKRCYYAPAE; translated from the coding sequence ATGACGGAGGTTGAGGTTGTGTTCAAGGTTCTGAAAGAGGCTGGAAAACCCCTCAAGAGCAAGGAGATAGCAGAACTCGCCGGTATTGACAAGAAGGAAGTGGACAAGGCCATAAAAGTGCTCAAAAAGGAGGGCAAAATCATCTCGCCGAAGCGCTGCTACTATGCTCCGGCGGAGTGA
- a CDS encoding 50S ribosomal protein L44e, which yields MKYPKQIRTYCPYCKKHTIHKVEKVKKRPRSELSQGQRRFRRIMKGYRGFPRPNPAGREKPVKKLDLRFRCTVCGKAHTRGQGFRVKKFELVEV from the coding sequence ATGAAGTATCCGAAGCAGATAAGGACTTACTGCCCCTACTGTAAGAAGCACACCATCCACAAGGTCGAGAAGGTCAAGAAGAGACCGAGGAGCGAGCTCAGCCAGGGTCAGAGGCGCTTCCGCAGGATAATGAAGGGTTACCGCGGTTTCCCGAGGCCGAACCCGGCCGGAAGGGAGAAGCCGGTCAAGAAGCTCGACCTCCGCTTTAGGTGCACCGTCTGCGGCAAAGCCCACACCAGGGGACAGGGCTTCCGCGTTAAGAAGTTCGAGCTGGTGGAGGTGTGA